The nucleotide sequence CTACCAGGACAGCGCCTGGGCCCAGGCCGTGCTGCACGTGGCAAACTGGAACCACGACAGCAGCGGCAGCGTGACCGTCTACGACGCCAACCATCCGGTGATGAGCTTCCCCAACGCCATCACGGGGCCGATCACCGTCAGCTACTCCGGATACGGCGATCAGGACGCCCTCGTGGTGACGGCCGACGCGGAGCGCATCGGCGCCTGGACCAGCTATCCCACCGATGCGAGCATCATCGTCTGCGACCGCGACGCCACGCCCGAGGATGGCGACTTCGTCATGTTCGGCTGGTGCTATGCGTCGATGGACGCGGCGAAGCGCGTTCAGCTTCTCGAGAACGCCGTGGTCTGGCTCATCGGCGGCGGACTGACGCCCGTCGAGGAGGCGCCCGTGACGCTGCCCACCCAGGTCGCACTGCGCGGCAACTTCCCGAACCCCTTCAACCCGAAGACCTCGATCCGCTTCGAGCTGCCGGCCACGGCCCAGGTCGAACTCGCGGTCTACGACGTGAAGGGCCGCCGGGTGGCGACGCTCGTCGACGGCACCCTGATCGCGGGACCGCACGTGGTGGAATGGCAGGGCCGTGAGGCGAGCGGCGCGCAGGCCACGAGCGGCGTCTACTTCGCCCGCCTGAAGGTGGGGGACGAGGTGCTGACGCGGAAGATGCTGCTTCTGAAGTGACGCGATCGCGTGTCCTCTCTCGCGCCGCTTCGAAGGCGCGCGACCCGGACACGCGACCGCTAGCAGGCAGACTCGAGGGGGGAGCCGCTTGGCTCCCCCCTTTGCGTCCCCGACGGTGCTATACTCCAGGGCGCGCGACGCGTCGCCGCGCTCCCGGGAGGTCCACCATGCGCCGAATCGCCCTGCTGCTCGCCCTCGTCCTCGTCGCCCTGCCCCTGGCCGCGCACGCGCAGTGGTCGGACGATCCCCTGGTCAACCTGGCCATCGCCGACCGCCCGTCGGAGCAGGTGGTGCCCAAGATCGCGGCCACCGCGGACGGCGGCTGTTACGTGGCCTGGTTCGATCTGGCCAGCGGCAACTACGACGTCTACCTGCAGCACCTGGACGCGGCCGGCAACGCGCTCTGGGCCCACAACGGCATCCTCGTGAGCGGCCACTCGCAGAACTCGTCCCTGGTGGACTGGGATCTCATCGCCGACAGCGAGGGCAACGCCGTCGTGGTCTTCACGGACGCGCGCGCGGGCAGCGACCTCGACGTCTACGCCTACCGCGTCTCGCCCGCCGGCGCCATGCTCTGGGGCGCCGATGGCCTGACCCTGAGCGACAACACGGACTACGAGCCCTCGCCGCGGGTGACCCAGGCGGCCGACGGCGACTTCGTCTTCATCTGGGCGCGCCTGCCGGATGTGGGCGACGGCAAGCTCATGATGCAGCGCGTCGCCCCGGACGGCACCCTGCGCTTCGCCGCCGGCGGGATCGCCGTGGCGGGCGAGGCCGGCGAGAGCCCCGGCTTCTGCGACCTGGTGCCGTCGGGCGCGGACGGCGTGATCGTCTGCTGGATCCGCGACATCAGCAGCTTCCTCAGCCCGCGCCATCTCTGGGCCGAGCGCTTCGACGTCACCGGCGCCTCCGCCTGGGGCGCGCCGGTGGTGGTCTACGACCTGGTGAGCCTGCCCATCGCCTACTACCCGCAGCTCCTCCCCGACGCCGCGGGCGGCGCGGTGCTGCTCTGGCACCGCAGCCTGAGCAACCTGTACAGCAGCCTGGTGCAGCGCCTGGACATCACGGGCACGGAGCTCTGGGCGCACCAGGGCGTGGCCGTGTCCACGTCGTCGACGCACTACCACATCTCGCCGACCTTCACCTTCGACGCGGCGACGGGCGCGACCACGGTGTTCTGGGACGAGCGCAACACCGCCCAGAGCCAGTGGGGGATCGCGGGCCAGCGCTTCGACGCGGCCGGCGCCCGCCTCTGGGGCGACGGCGGCCGCATCTTCCTGCCCACCGACACGCTCTACAAGTACGCCCTGCGCGCCCTGCCCGCCGCCGGCGGCGCCCTGCTCTTCTGGATCGACGAGCCCGGCGGCTTCGGCTCCGACCGCATCCGCGGCGTGCGCGTGGACGAAGACGGCAACTACCTCTGGGGGCCCGATCCCATCGGCGTGGCCACCCTGCCCAGCGGCAAGAGCCGTCTGCCCGTGGCCGGCGCGCCCGACGGCACGGCGCTCCTCATCTGGGAGGACGATCGCGGCGGCACGGTGGACGTCTACGGCCAGAACGTGCGCCCCGACGGCACCCTCGGCGGCGATCTGACGGCCGTCCCCGGGGGCGCCCCGGCGGCGGCGGCGCTGCTCGGCGCCTACCCGAACCCCTTCAACCCGGCGACCACCCTGCGCGTGGAGCTGCCGGCGGCGGGCCGGGTGCGCGTGAGCATCCTCGATCTGCAGGGGCGGCGTGTCCGCACCCTGCACGCCGGCCTGCTGCCTGCGGGGCCGAGCGCGATGGTCTGGGACGGCCGCGACGACGCCGGCCGCGCCCTGCCCAGCGCGCTCTACCTGGCGCGGGTGGAGACCCCGGCAGGCACGGCGACGGGCAAGCTGCTCCTGCTGAAGTGAGTTGCCTTGAATTCCGGGCGTGATTGGCCGAAACTTCGGCCATGCTCCAGCCCCTCGCCGTGAGTCCGTGAGGCGGACGCCGCGCGTCCTCGCCGTCGCCCTGCCGCTGGCCCTGCTCCTCGTGGGAGCGGGGACGTCGCCGCCCTGCGCCGCGGCGGGGAGCCCGGACGCCGCCCGGCGCCAGGCCGTCGCGAGCGTCGACAGCCTCTGGCTGGCGGGCGACGGCCCGGCCGCCCACGCGCTCATCGACAGCCTGCTCCCCGGCTTCAGAGCCGCGCGCGACAGCCTCGCGGTGGCCCGTCTGCAGCTGCGCCGCGGCTCCATGCGCGCTGCCCTGGGCGACGGCAACGCCGCCCTGCCCGCCCTCGACGAGTCGCTGGATCTCGCCCGCGCCCTGGGCGACAGCAGCATCGTCTGCGACGGCCTGCGCTGGCGAGCCGTCGCCCTCGGCCAGCTGGGCCGCGGCCTGGAGGCGCGGGCCGCCTTCACCGAGCAGCTCGCCCTGGCCACGGCCATCGGCGACAGCGCGGGCCAGGGCTGGGCGCTGAGCGGACTCGCCTACCACGACGGTCTCGCCGGTGAGACCCTGCAGGCGCGCCAGCGCTACACGCGCGCGGCGGCGATCTTTCGCGCGTTGGGACACGTGCGCGGCGAGCTCTGGGTACTCAACGGGCTGGGCATGACGGCCTCGGACCTGGGGGAGTTCGGCGTCGCCCGCGACAGCTACACGCGCACGGGCGCCATCGCCCGGCAGGAGGGCTTCGGCTTCCTCGAGGCGATGGCGGAGAACAACCTCGGCACGCTGGACTTCTCGCTGGGGGATCCCGGCCGCGCCCTCGCGCACTTCGAGCGCTCCTTCGCGCTCTTCGCGGCCCAGGGGGCGATGCGGGAACGCCTCGCCATCGCCCGCAACATCGCCGTCTGCCGCACGGAGCTGGGCGATCTCGATCACGCCATGGCCATGCTGGACTCGCTGCTGGCCGACAGCCGGGCCGGCGGCTACCAGGCGCTGGAGTACGACATCCTGCGCCAGCGGGCCTACGTGCTCTATTCCCAGAACCGCATGGACGAGGCCGCCCTCGGCTTTGCCCCGCTCATGGACTGGCCCGCGGACACGCCCGTGGACGCGCGGATCGAGACGCTCGTCGGCTACTGCGCCGCCCTCGAAGGCCAGGGCAAGTTCGCGGAGGCGCTCGCGCTCCTCGAGGCCAATGCGGACCTCGACCGCGCCGGCGTGGACCTGTCGCCGCGCCTGGACTACGCCACGCGACGGGGAATCCTGCTGCGGCGCCTGGGTCGACCCGCCGAGGCGCTGCGCCTCCTCGCCGACACCGCCCAGCGCGCCGACTCGCTGGGCCTGCAGTCGGTGCGTTCGGGCTGCCTCGTCGACGCCGCGCGCTGCGCGGAGACCCTGGACCGCGTGGACGAGGCCCGCGGACTCTACCTCCGGGCCTGCGAGGTCTGGGAGGAGGAGCGCAGCGTGCCCCTCGATCCCGAGTGGCGCGAGCGGCGCGGCGAGACCGGCCAGGCGGCCTTCACGGGCCTGGCCTCCCTGCTGCTCGAGCACGAGGGCGCCGACTCTCCCGCCTTCCGCGACGCCTACGCCCGCCTGCAGCGCTACAAGGCGCGCACGCTGCTCGAGCACATGCGCGGCCCCGGCCCGGCCCTGCCCGCCCCGCCGCCCGCCGTGAGTCTCGAGCGGCTGCAGGGCGGGCTCCTCGCGCCCACGGAGATCCTGCTCGACGCCTATCTCGGCGAGGCGCACTCCTTCCTGCTGGCCGTGACCCGGGACTCGCTGCGCGTGCTGCGCCTGCCGCCCAGGGCCGCGCTGGAGGCGCGGCTCGATCTCTTCGACCGGCTCGTGGCCCGTCCTCCCGGGGACGACGACTCGCGCCGGGCGCTGCTCGCGTCCGGCGGCCGCGCGCTGGCGGAGGAGCTGCTGCTGCCGCTCGCGCCGCTGCTGCGGGAACATCCCCGCGTGCTCTTCGCCCCTGACGGGGCGCTGCACGGCCTGCCGCTGGCCCATCTGGCGGGCTTCGTCCCCGGCGTGGGCGAGATCGACGGTTTCCAGGTGGTGCGCGTGCCGTCGGCGGCCGTGCTCGCGCAGCTGCGCGAGGGGGGCGAGCCCGGACCGCGTCCGGTGCAGCGGCTGCTGGCCCTCAGCGCGGACGGCGATCTCGAGGGACGTCCCCTGGCCGGCGCGCGGCGGGAGGCCAGCTACCTCGCCGGGCGCTACCGCGGCGTGGAGACGACGCTGGACCCGTCGCGGGGCGCGCTGGCCACGCTCGCCGACGCGGACCTGCTGCATCTGGCGCTGCACGCGGAGGCGCCGCCCGACTATGCCTGGCGCGCGTCGCTGTGGCTCGGCGGGGCGGAAGGTCCGGCACGGCTGTCGGCGCAGACGCTGCTCGCGCAGTCGTTCAACGCCCGGCTGGCGGTCCTGGCTGGCTGCAGCACCGCGGGCGGGCGCATGCCGGTGGGCGCGAGCGCGCAGAACATCGCCAGCGCGCTGCTCGGGGCGGGCGTGCCGGCCGTGGTGGCGAGCCTCTGGGCGCTTGACGACGCCGCCGCCCTCGCCTTCGCTCGCGCCTTCTACCCGCGTCTCGAGCGCGGCGAAAGCGTGGCGGCCGCCCTGGCCGGGGCCCGCGCGGAGCTTGCCGCCGTGGCGCCGGATCCGTACTACTGGGCGGGTCTGGTGCTGGTGGGCGACGGCGACGCCCGGCTCGCCCTGCGCCGCCGCCGGCTGCCCCCACGGGCCGCCGGGCCGCTCGCCGCGGGCGCCGGGCTGCTGATCCTCGCCTTCACGGTGGCTGTGATTTCGCGTACGGAAGGAGCGTCGAAGGGATGAGACGGCGCTACGCGACCCTGGACGACGACGCCCTGCTGACCCTCGCCCGCAACGCCGGCGACGAGGGCGAGCGCCGTCAGGCCGCCGCCGCGCTGCTCGCGCGCTACCACGGGCGGGTCTACCAGTGGTGCGCGGGCCAGCTGGGCGACCCACAGCGCGCCGAGGACGCGGCGCAGGAGGTGCTCTTGTCCGCCTATCGTGCCCTGCCCGGCTTCGACGGCCGGGCCCGCTTCGGCTCCTGGCTCTTCGCCATCGCGCGGAACCGGTGCCTGAGCGAACGGCGGCGGCGAGCCTTCCCGCGGGCGGAGGTCGAGCCCGACAGCCGTCCGGCCACGACGCCCGACCCCGAGCGCGAACTCATCGAGCGCGACGCCCGCGACGCCCTGCTGCGACGTCTCACGCGCTGGCTGGATCCGCTGGAGCAGGAGGCGGTCTGCCTGCGCTATCTCGAGCGCATGCCGGTCGACGCCATCACGCGGGTCCTCGACATCACGCAGTCCAGCGGCGCCCGCGGCGTGCTGCAGAGCGCACGGCGCAAGCTGCGCCGCGCCTACCCCGACCGGGAGGCCTTCCAGGATGACTGAGCCCCGCCACACGCACTGCATCCCCGTCGAGGGCCTGGGCGAGCTGGAGGCGCTGTCGCCGGAGCATCCCTGGCGGCGGCATCTGGCGGACTGCCCGCACTGCCGCGCGCTGCTGGCCGCCTACCGCGGCTTCGTGGACGGCGACGCCGCCCGGGCCGACGCCACGCGCGAGGCGCGGCTGGCGGCCTTCATCGAGCGGGAGATCGCGGGACAGGACCGGCCCGAGCCACACGGCCTCGCGCCGCGGCGGCGTCGCGGCCTGCCCCGCTGGCTGGCGCCGGCGCTGGGCGTCGCGGCGGTGGGGTTCATCGCCATCGGCCTCTGGCCGCACGCCGAGGGGCCGGAGCCCCGCCTGGGCGAGGCGCAGCGCGGTCCGAACCGGAGCGTGGACTCGCTGGTCGTCGCGACCCGTGCGGAGGGGGTGCTGCTGCGCTGGCAGGCGCCCGTGGACGGCGAGCGCGCCGAGGTGCTGGTCTTCGACGCCACCGTCAACCCGCGCGCCGCGTTTCGCGTGGGGGACGCCGACTCGCTGCTGCTGACGCGCGGCCGCCTCGATTCGCTGCGAGCAGGGGGGGGCGCCCTCTACTGGCGCGTGCGCGTGGAAACGCCCGGCGGACCCGCCGAGTCCGCCCCGCAACCGCTGCCGGAGCCGCGCGACCAGCGTCCCTAGCCCCGTCCGGCTAGCACTCCGGATCGCCCGTGGGGCCCAGGTCGTCCAGCAGCTCTTCCAGGTCGCGGGTCTCTTCACCGCTGTTCGCCAGCCGCCGCGCCTGCGCGTAGTCGGCGTCGAGGTCGGCCTTGAAGCGCTCGGCCGTCTGGCGCGCCTGGCTTCCAGAGGCCATCCGGCGCTGCCGCATGCGCCGCAGGAACGAGCGGTAGGGGTCTTCGCAGGTGTAGTCCTTGAGGGTGTAGCGCGCCACGAAGCGGCCGCAGGCGGCGCACTCCACGAAGACGTCCACGTCCTGCCCGGGGCGCATCAGCACCAGGTTGTGCATGGCGGTGCCGTCGCAGTGGGGGCAGTGCTCCCGCTTGGTCCTCACGTCCAGCTCCACGCTCCACCTCCGTCGGGACGGGGTCTAGGGTACCGCCGGGAAGAGCCCCGGCAACCAGCGAAAGACGGCGCTCTCGTAGAGCACCGTGAGCAGAATCCCCAGCACGGTGATCAGCGCGCCCACGCGGGCCATGTCGCGAACGCTGAGTCGCTCCGATCCATAGGCGATGGCGTTGGGAGGGGTGCTGATGGGCAGCGCCATGCCCAGGCTCGCGCAGAGCGCGGCCGCCACGCCCATGCGGGCCGGCCAGGCCGCGGCCACCGTGAGCGCCAGGGGCAGGATGACGTTCGCGCTCGCCGTGTGGCTGATCACCGTTGCCAGCAGCGCCATGGCCGCGCCCACGATGGCCAGGGCGGCCAGCGGCGGCAGGCCGTCGAGGGCGAGCACGCGCACGACGCTCTCGCCGAGCCCCGTGGCCTGAATCCCCACGCCCAGGGCGAGCCCGCCGCCGATGAGCAGCAGGATGTCCCAGGCCAGGTCGCGCAGGTGCTCCTTGTCGAAGAGCCCCGCCACGCTGAAGACGCAGACCGGCAGCAGCGCCACCAGGGCCGAGGGGATGTGGTGGACGGCGTCGCTCAGCCAGAGCAGCACGGTCACGGCGAAGGTGCCGTAGACCAGCCCGCGCCGCGACGCCGGCCCGCCCGCGGGCAGGTCCAGCGTGAAGGCGCTTCCACCCAGCGGGAAGAAGGCGAGCAGCAGCGCGTAGGCGATGGCGAGCATGAGCAGCATCAGCGGAAAGGCGCCGGCCATCCAGGCGAGGAAGGACAGGTGCACGCCGCGGTCGGCCAGCAGCCCGATGGCGATGGCGTTGGGCGGCGTGCCGATGGGCGTGCCCATCCCGCCGATGTTGGCCGCGAAGGGGATGCCGAGCAGGAAGGCGCGCGCCAGCGGGCTCTCCCGGGGCAGGCCCCGCACCAGGGGCAGCAGGCTCGCCACCATGATCGCCGTGGTGGCCGTGTTGGACATCCACATGGACATGCCTGCGGTGAGCAGCATGACGCCCAGCAGCACCCGGCGCGGGCGCAGCCCGAAGCGCGCGAGGCAGAAGCGCGAGAACTCGAGGTCGAGGTTCTGGCGGCTGAAGACGCGGGCCATCACGAAGCCGCCGAACATGAGGACGACCACGGGACTGGCGAAGGGGGTGAGGAAGAGGCGGTAGTCCAGCGCCGGCGCCCCGAAGCTGGGTCCCAGCGGCCCCAGGAGCAGGGCGCTGGCGAAGGCCGTGACCACGCCCGTCACGTAGAGGGGCACGGGCTCGGTGATCCACCAGTGCACCGCGAAGACGAAGACGCCGGCCATGATCCGCTGCGCGGACGGCAGTCCGCCGAGGAGGCTGGCCACGAACAGGCCGAGCAGAGGGCCGGCGGCCAGTGCGACCTGCCGGCGTCGCTGGGGAGACATGCTTCACCCCCGGGACCGAACCGCGGCCAATATAGACGCTCGCGCGCGGCGGGCAAGCCCGGCATGCACTTGAACATTTCCGTCATCCTGGGTAGTTTTGCGACGTGTTCGGCCGGCGCGCGGCGAGAGCGTCGAGGGCCGCCGGCCGAGACGGGACGACTCCCGAACGACAGTGACGAGGGGACGCATGAGCACGCCGCAGGACAGCTTCAACGCCCGCCAGACGCTTCGCACGGCCGCCGGCGAGGCCCTGATCTACCGTCTCGAGGCCCTGGCCGCGGCGGGCATCGCGGATCTGGACCGACTGCCCCGCACCATCAAGGTGCTGCTCGAGGCGGGGCTGCGGCTCTGCGACGGCTTCCGCGTCACCGAAGAGGATGTCCGACGGATCGGGAACTGGTCGCGTGACACTGTCGGAACAGTGGAGATTCCCTTCCGTCCGGCGCGCGTCATCCTGCAGGACTTCACCGGCGTCCCGAGCGTCGTGGATCTGGCCGCGCTGCGCAGCGCCATGCAGCGCCTGGGCGGCGATCCGGCGCGCGTCGAGCCGGGCGTGCCGGTGGATCTCGTCATCGATCACAGCGTGCAGGTGGACTACTTCGGCAGCAGCGACGCGCTGCGCAAGAACGCCGAGCTGGAGTTCGAGCGCAATCGCGAGCGCTACGAGCTGATCAAGTGGGCCACGGGCGCCTTCGACGGCTTCCGGGCCGTGCCGCCGGCGACCGGGATCGTCCACCAGGTGAACCTGGAGTACCTGGCCAGCGTGGTGGCCGCCGCGGCCGACGCCCAGGGCGGCAAGCTGCCGGTGCTCTTCCCCGA is from Candidatus Latescibacterota bacterium and encodes:
- a CDS encoding DASS family sodium-coupled anion symporter; the encoded protein is MSPQRRRQVALAAGPLLGLFVASLLGGLPSAQRIMAGVFVFAVHWWITEPVPLYVTGVVTAFASALLLGPLGPSFGAPALDYRLFLTPFASPVVVLMFGGFVMARVFSRQNLDLEFSRFCLARFGLRPRRVLLGVMLLTAGMSMWMSNTATTAIMVASLLPLVRGLPRESPLARAFLLGIPFAANIGGMGTPIGTPPNAIAIGLLADRGVHLSFLAWMAGAFPLMLLMLAIAYALLLAFFPLGGSAFTLDLPAGGPASRRGLVYGTFAVTVLLWLSDAVHHIPSALVALLPVCVFSVAGLFDKEHLRDLAWDILLLIGGGLALGVGIQATGLGESVVRVLALDGLPPLAALAIVGAAMALLATVISHTASANVILPLALTVAAAWPARMGVAAALCASLGMALPISTPPNAIAYGSERLSVRDMARVGALITVLGILLTVLYESAVFRWLPGLFPAVP
- a CDS encoding CHAT domain-containing protein — encoded protein: MRRTPRVLAVALPLALLLVGAGTSPPCAAAGSPDAARRQAVASVDSLWLAGDGPAAHALIDSLLPGFRAARDSLAVARLQLRRGSMRAALGDGNAALPALDESLDLARALGDSSIVCDGLRWRAVALGQLGRGLEARAAFTEQLALATAIGDSAGQGWALSGLAYHDGLAGETLQARQRYTRAAAIFRALGHVRGELWVLNGLGMTASDLGEFGVARDSYTRTGAIARQEGFGFLEAMAENNLGTLDFSLGDPGRALAHFERSFALFAAQGAMRERLAIARNIAVCRTELGDLDHAMAMLDSLLADSRAGGYQALEYDILRQRAYVLYSQNRMDEAALGFAPLMDWPADTPVDARIETLVGYCAALEGQGKFAEALALLEANADLDRAGVDLSPRLDYATRRGILLRRLGRPAEALRLLADTAQRADSLGLQSVRSGCLVDAARCAETLDRVDEARGLYLRACEVWEEERSVPLDPEWRERRGETGQAAFTGLASLLLEHEGADSPAFRDAYARLQRYKARTLLEHMRGPGPALPAPPPAVSLERLQGGLLAPTEILLDAYLGEAHSFLLAVTRDSLRVLRLPPRAALEARLDLFDRLVARPPGDDDSRRALLASGGRALAEELLLPLAPLLREHPRVLFAPDGALHGLPLAHLAGFVPGVGEIDGFQVVRVPSAAVLAQLREGGEPGPRPVQRLLALSADGDLEGRPLAGARREASYLAGRYRGVETTLDPSRGALATLADADLLHLALHAEAPPDYAWRASLWLGGAEGPARLSAQTLLAQSFNARLAVLAGCSTAGGRMPVGASAQNIASALLGAGVPAVVASLWALDDAAALAFARAFYPRLERGESVAAALAGARAELAAVAPDPYYWAGLVLVGDGDARLALRRRRLPPRAAGPLAAGAGLLILAFTVAVISRTEGASKG
- a CDS encoding sigma-70 family RNA polymerase sigma factor yields the protein MRRRYATLDDDALLTLARNAGDEGERRQAAAALLARYHGRVYQWCAGQLGDPQRAEDAAQEVLLSAYRALPGFDGRARFGSWLFAIARNRCLSERRRRAFPRAEVEPDSRPATTPDPERELIERDARDALLRRLTRWLDPLEQEAVCLRYLERMPVDAITRVLDITQSSGARGVLQSARRKLRRAYPDREAFQDD